One genomic window of Haloferax mediterranei ATCC 33500 includes the following:
- a CDS encoding PIN domain-containing protein — protein MPEVEPSPTRVVADADVLAADLLVDGPSRAALDQLRGHSWTTLVASDALLDDAEAVISTLSDEELAADWRTKVDEWAEVVDHPEGDHPALAAAYHGGAMHLLTFDERLRSAEAGVSLGERFPVSIRHPKAFASLFAPESLYAEVADDPYPGPDRDPRA, from the coding sequence ATGCCTGAGGTCGAGCCGTCGCCCACGCGAGTCGTCGCCGACGCTGACGTACTCGCCGCCGACCTTCTCGTCGACGGGCCGTCCAGAGCCGCACTCGACCAGCTTCGGGGCCATTCGTGGACGACGCTCGTCGCCAGCGACGCTCTTCTCGACGACGCCGAGGCGGTCATTTCGACGCTCTCGGACGAGGAACTCGCCGCGGACTGGCGTACCAAGGTCGACGAGTGGGCCGAAGTCGTCGACCATCCAGAAGGCGACCATCCCGCACTCGCAGCTGCCTATCACGGCGGTGCGATGCATCTGCTCACGTTCGACGAGCGACTTCGCTCCGCGGAGGCGGGCGTGTCGCTCGGCGAACGCTTCCCGGTCAGCATTCGTCACCCGAAGGCGTTTGCGTCGCTATTCGCGCCGGAAAGTCTCTACGCCGAGGTCGCGGACGACCCCTATCCGGGTCCGGACCGCGACCCGCGGGCGTAA